The following proteins come from a genomic window of Dreissena polymorpha isolate Duluth1 chromosome 1, UMN_Dpol_1.0, whole genome shotgun sequence:
- the LOC127865429 gene encoding mucin-5AC-like, which produces MRYTSGAELIPSSVAAGSSTQNQVLAAPVVGTEVPWAMTPDTANTYAAGAVVTANEDPVIVDDSVTISDTKTSQPIFTIDVTDADTTDLVAVTSGFSVMKTAGSSLFSVVKTATGYDIRSGASLSAGSYSLTITATDRCGDTSTGTITVTVTNTAPVFVPVSLLTVHPTPISDATTTARSLYAFDITDTNPITCTVDNTKFEIKTVGSAYELWLKAGSASTLNHDATAVESMTITCSDGTDQITSSYKVDISDAAPVLTNFAGTSGPLDDLSPVGTSVHQFTVTDQDDAISCSINAPESAKFGITKVDTATGAQRFDVKTIALLD; this is translated from the exons ATGAG GTACACATCCGGTGCAGAGCTCATTCCTTCCAGCGTCGCAGCGGGTTCGAGCACCCAGAACCAGGTGCTGGCGGCCCCGGTCGTTGGGACGGAAGTTCCCTGGGCGATGACGCCGGATACTGCCAATACCTACGCCGCCGGAGCGGTTGTGACTGCCA ATGAGGATCCAGTAATCGTGGACGATAGCGTCACAATCAGCGACACTAAGACGTCACAGCCGATATTTACCATTGACGTCACGGATGCGGACACAACCGATCTCGTGGCGGTTACTTCCGGTTTCAGCGTCATGAAGACTGCCGGAAGTTCCCTTTTCTCGGTGGTTAAGACTGCCACGGGAT ATGATATTCGCAGCGGCGCCTCCTTGAGTGCCGGAAGTTATTCACTGACTATCACTGCCACCGACCGCTGCGGCGACACTTCCACCGGAACAATTACAGTCACCGTTACGAATACA GCCCCGGTGTTTGTTCCGGTTTCTCTTCTGACCGTTCACCCGACCCCGATCAGTGACGCCACGACAACGGCTAGGTCTCTCTATGCATTTGACATCACGGACACGAACCCAATTACGTGCACAGTCGATAACACCAAGTTTGAAATCAAAACGGTTGGATCAG CCTACGAACTTTGGCTGAAGGCGGGGTCAGCGAGTACGCTGAATCATGACGCCACCGCTGTAGAATCCATGACGATCACGTGCAGTGACGGGACGGACCAAATCACCAGCAGTTACAAGGTGGACATTTCGGACGCG GCCCCCGTTCTAACCAATTTTGCCGGTACTTCCGGTCCGCTGGATGACCTATCGCCAGTGGGCACTTCCGTACATCAGTTCACCGTTACCGACCAGGATGACGCTATTTCCTGTTCCATCAACGCGCCGGAGAGTGCAAAGTTTGGCATCACCAAGGTGGATACCGCTACCGGAGCTCAAC GGTTCGACGTCAAGACGATTGCCCTGCTTGATTAA